The Methanocella sp. genome includes the window TCCCCGGGCTTAATGCCCAGCCGCTCCATGACCCGATGGTCGATGTCCTTGACCTTCCGGTTATACTTCAGTCCGCTCTTGAAACATTCGCCGTCCTGCATGTTCGGGCAGGCCACGCAGATCACGTCGCACGAGTCGACCACCTCGATCTCAAGGTCCGGGTGCTGCTCGATCATGCGCTTGACCTTCTGGAAATTCCGTATGAAGTCGGCCGTATAGCCGATCCCCTGAAAGCCCAGGAGGCATAACAGGTGATGGGCCCGCAGCGGAATGCCCCTGAACTTTCCCTTACCCGCCTCTCTCGCCATGATGTTAAAAATATGCGCCCCGATGCTATATACGTTTTTAGCACGGCGCTGAGAAGCCGGATATTCTTTTTTAGCCCTCGCTTGAAATAATACTATGAGTATGCTCGAGTACGACAGCTACCGCGCCTGCGAGACAAAGCGCAGGGGCGACATCATACACGTGGACTGTGTCAGCCACGTTTATCCGGACGGCAGCCAGGGTATCCACAACATGTGCTTCCATGTCCATGAAAGGGAGATCGTAGCGGTGTGCGGGGGCAACGGCTCCGGAAAATCGACCCTGCTGGAGCACCTGAACGGGCTGCTGATGCCGTCGCAGGGCAAGGTATACGTCATGGGCGAAGAAGTGACGGACGCCACGAAAAAGGAGATCTGGCGCCACGTCGGCCTGGTCTTTCAGCGTCCCGACGACCAGCTGTTCGCGCCGACCGTCCTGGACGATGTCATGTTCGGGCCGTTGAACATGGGCGTGGCCAGGGACGATGCACGCAGGATCGCCCTGGAGGCGCTGGAGAGCGTGGGCGCCGAAGACACGGTCGACCGGGTGCCCGCTTACCTATCGGGAGGGCAAAAGCGTCTCGTGGCCATCGCCGGAGTGCTCGCGATGAAGCCCCGGGTGATAGCCCTGGATGAGCCGACGTCGGACCTGGATACCTGGCACTGCGACCGGATCGAGCGCATCGTGGTGCGCCTCAGGGACAGGTTCGGCATCAGCGTGGTCATTGCCACCCACGACCTGGACTTGGCCGCCAGGCTGGCCGATCGCGTGTGCATCCTCCGGGACGGCTCCATCATCGACGAGGGCACGCCCCGGGACGTCTTCTATAATAAGCGGCTCGTGGAGAGCGCCGGGCTGATGCTGCCGAAAGTCGTCGAGATATACGAGGACTACTGCTACCACTTCCATAAGGAGCCGGATATGCGGCCGCTGAACGTGCACGAGCTCATAGAAGCCATGCGTTAGCCTATTTTATATGTGAATCATGTATTTAATCGGCCGGCAGTTTAATATTGATCCGTTAAATGTTTTTATCTACAATTTACTATTGTGTACCGGATTCGTAAAGATAAACATAATGTGCTTGCTAACGTCGCTATTATCGGAGTAAGGATGTGATGCCTTCTCATTTTATAATTTGTATAAATTAATAACAATCGATGCCCAGTATTTCCATGTGTGGCATTTATTCATTATATATGAAGTAAGAGTCTCAGGGGATGTGGGAATGCCATCAAAAGAGAGGCCTATAATAATAGATGTGGCAAAAAGCCGGAAACCCGTGAATATCCAGGAGTGGAGATCGGGTGACTTCAAAACTCTCATCTATAGGAACGCCGACGCGATAGTCGTATTGAACAGCGATGGCTACATCCTGTACACGAACCCTGCAGCCGAGTCTCTATTCGATCTTTCGTTGGCCGAGCTGGTCGGCGCACATTTTGGATTTCCCATTATACTGGATGAGCCCGTGGAATTGCAGATCGTGAACAAGTCCAAAGAGCTCATTACCGCGGAGATGCGCATGGTCGAGGTCGCGTGGGCCGGCCAGCGTTGCTACCTCCTCTCGTTCCGCGACCTGACGGACAGGACCCTGGCCTGGCAGGCGATCAGCCAATCCTGGGACCGGCTCGAGGAGATGGTGGAGGAGCGGACCCGCGAGTTGCTCGATGCGAACCTGCGGCTGGAACGCGAGGTCGAAGCTATGAAGTTTCGAGCCATGTCGGATTCTTCTCTCGAGGAAATTACAGCTTTCGCCCTGGCGGTGCATAACACGGTGTGCAGTATGCCTGTCGCGATTAAAACTCGGAATTGTCCGGGCGTCCTCATCGAGGAAGGCGACTTCGCTATCTCCGCCCGGGAATGCCAGCATCTGGATTGCGTGTTCACCGGCGGCCACGCCCGACGGATCTACATTGACCAGGGTAAGTACGTGGGTACCAACATGTTTGCTTCACCCATCGTTAATCACCAGGGAGAACACATCGCCGCCATTGGCATCATTGACATCCTGGGCATACTATCCCTGGAGATGTTCGTGGCCGATCAAGAATCGATCCACCGGCAGCTGGGTAACCGGAACCGGGGAGATAAACATTTGATACGCAGCCGCCGCTAATAAATAAAGTTATTTTTTTCGTAGAAGGTTTCCCGGTTATTTTGCCGGTCACCAGAACGAAAAAAGAGCGGCAATACATTTCATAAATGCTTTATTAAAAATGGGGGAGAAGGCTGTTTGCGCTTCTCCCATCGGATGCTAATCCCATCATAACATCGTTTTTCTCGTGTTAGATGTTGTATTGCGTGGGTCAGATTGCGGTGTTTACCACCAGCCGCCCCAATAATACGGCCAGCCATATCCAATGCCGCCCAGATAGGGCCAGTTCCAGCCCCAGCCCAGGCCGCCCCAGCCCCAGCCGCCATACCAGGCGGCCGCGGGCAGGGTCATAACCAGTGCTGCCAATACGAGAAGAACCAATGTTGCTATTTTCTTTGCCATACCAATTTATCCTCCTGTGAGACAGACATGTATAGATGGTTTAAGTTAATTTATGGCAAAAAATCAGCGATTATCATATTTGCATACATGTTAGTTTCACAAAAAACGGAGGATGAGGCCTTTTACAGCAAAAAATATGGCTTTTTCACATATTGTTTGGGAATAATGCGGCGGTGGAACATGGCTAATGAGACGTCCACATGGCCGGAAATAAGATTGGATAGAGCTTACCGTTGCCTAATACATGCTTTGGCATTAAAGACATAACCAAGCTTTATTATATGCTAGGATAATTATTTTAACGTGAACGACATCTCGCTGCGCCCGCTGTTAATGCCCGAAAGCATCGCCGTCATCGGCGTGTCAAGGGAGCCTTCGAAATGGGGATATAAGGTTTTTCATAATATCGTCAGTAATGGCTATAAAGGTAAGGCTTATCCAGTGAACCCTTCGGCGCCGGATATCGACAGCATCAAATGCTACGCGAGCATCGGCGCCGTCCCGGAGCCCGTGGACCTTGCCATCATCATCGTGCCTTCGTCCGCCGTGCTTCAGGTCGTCGACGAGTGCGGGGCGAAAAAGGTGAAGGCTCTGTGCGTCATCACCGCAGGCTTCAGCGAAGTGGGCCCCGAGGGGGCGGCCCTGGAGGGAAAGCTGAAGGAAAAGGTCACCGGCTATGGCATGCGCATGCTGGGGCCAAACACCATGGGATTCCTCAATAACAGCATCATGCTGAACGCCAGCATTGTGCCCAAAATGCCCCCGAAAGGCGAGATCTCTTTTATCAGCCAGAGCGGCGCCCTGGGATTGTCGCTGGTCGACTGGGCCATCGGCTCCAACATGGGCATGAACTGCGTAGTGAGCACGGGCAACAAGGCAGACGTGGCCGAGGCGGACCTTTTAGAGTACTTTGAGCAGGATAAGGGCACGTGGACCATCGCAATGTACATCGAGGGCTTGAAGGACGGCAGGAAGTTCATGGACGTGGCCCGCAGAGTTAAAAAGGCGAAGCTGGCCATCAAGGCGGGCGTGAGTCAGGCGGGAGCCCGGGCCGCGGCTTCGCACACTGGCAGCCTTGCCGGCTCTGATGCGGTTTATGATGCGGCCTTTAAACAATGCGGCGTGGTAAGGGTGGAGGGCATCGAGGAGATGTTCGACGCGGCCATAGCGCTGTCCACACAGCCGAAGGCCAAAGGCAACCGCGTCGCCATCCTGTCGAATGGCGGCGGGGCGGCCATCATGGCGAGCGACGCCTGCGAGCGCCGGGGCCTGAAGGTGCCCGAGCTGACGAAGCATACGAAAGCGGGCATCGCCAGGCTTTTGCCGGCCTTCGCGTCCGTGAAGAACCCCATCGATACTGTAGCGAAATCCGACTACGACATCTACCGGGATGCCCTCCGGATGCTCCTCGCCGACGACGACATCGACTGCGTGATGGTCATTTATGCCCACGCGGGATTTACCAGCGCAGCGGAGCCCGCCCGGGCCGTGGTCGACGCGCTCAAGGAAAAATACCCGAAGCCCGTGGTCGCCTGCTGGATGGGCGGCCGGGAGGTCAGCGCCGTGGCCAACATGTTCCGGCGGAACCGGGTGCCGTACTATCCGGCGCCCGAGAGGGCGGCGGAGGCACTGGGATCGCTGATTAAATATGGCGAGTATCTGAAGGAGGCGAGGAAATGATGCTGAGCGAGCTTGAGGCAAAAGAGCTCCTGGCAGGGTACGGAATTCCCGTGAACGAGGGCCGTGCGGCGTGCAGCGCCGTCGAGGCCTCTGAGATCGCCCGGCACATCGGCTTCCCGGCGGTGGTCAAGGCGCTGTCCGAAAAGATCGTACACAAGAGCGATCTTGGCCTGGTCACGCTTAATCTCTGTAATCCTTCAGATGTCGGCAGAACTGCCGAGCGCATACTGGCGAAAGCCCGGACTATCGACCCGGAGGCGAAGGTCGTCGTCGAGGCAATGGCAATTCAGGGCACGGAGGTCATAGTGGGCGCAAAGCGGGACCCCCAGTTCGGGCCGACCATACTCTTCGGCCTGGGCGGCATCTTCGTCGAGGTCTTCAAGGACGTCTCCATCCGGGTGGCGCCCGTCGATAAGGCCATGGCCATGGATATGATCCAGGGCATCAAAGGCTATGCCATCCTCAAGGGAGCCCGGGGGAAGAAAGGCGTGGACCTGGACACACTGGCCGATGTGATCGTGAATACGTCGAAGCTCATGATGGAGCAGGATAAGGTCATGGAGCTGGACATGAACCCGGTGATGGCTTACGAGAAGGGAGCCGTGGCCGTCGATGCGCGGGCGCTTGTGAGCACCACGCAGGAAAAGAAACAATAGACCATTCGCGAATTCACCACGGCGGCACGGCGAACACGGCGATTTTTATTTCCTAAAGGGGGGCTGATGCCCCCCTCGGAGACCCCCGTATTAATTAATAATCTGTCATATACCTCTTGTGATCTTTGAGCCTTAATGGGGTCTCTCAGGTGCGAGGCCCCTTGAGGTTAATAAACCGCCGTGTTCGCCGTGCCGCCGTGGTGAGTGCTACATAATTAAAACACGATCTATAAAAGGGAAAAAAGAGACGTTTTACTTTTTCTTGCCGGCTTCGTCCTTGACAGCCTTCCTGACGACCTTGTCGGTGATGTTCAGCGACGTGTCCATAGGAGATGCGTCCAGGGGCAGAAGCTCTGGGTTGAGCACTTCGTACTTCACGGCCTTTTTCGGCTTCCTCTGCTCGTCGCCCTCGTCCTCCATGCCGTCGACCTGGTACAGGAAGTACTTGCGGACGAAGTCCATCATCTCCTCGTCGGAAACCGAAGACCGCCGCTCCTCGGCGTCGTACATCTTCTGGATCTCCTTGTGGATACACTTGATGCGCTGATCGGACTTGTCGACCTGCACCTTGATCCCGAGCAATTCGGCCAGCGCCTCTTCGGCCTTGAGCCGCACGACCTCGGTGCCCGACGTGGCGCCGATCATGAGGCTCCGCTTGCCGCCGACGAGGTCGGGCGGGAACGGCTCGTAAGTAAAGGGATTCTTGATGATGCCGGCCGTATGGATGCCGGACTCGTGGGAGAAGATGTTCTTGCCCACGATGGCCTTGTTCCTGGGCACGCGGAGGCCGATCTCCTCTTCCATGAACGTGGCGAATTCGGTGACCTTCTGTAAGTTATATTTCTCGAAGCCGTCGACCCGCGTGATCAAGAACGCCAGGATCTTCTCGAGCTCGGCGTTGCCGGCGCGCTCGCCGATGCCCAAAAATG containing:
- a CDS encoding DUF1284 domain-containing protein, translating into MAREAGKGKFRGIPLRAHHLLCLLGFQGIGYTADFIRNFQKVKRMIEQHPDLEIEVVDSCDVICVACPNMQDGECFKSGLKYNRKVKDIDHRVMERLGIKPGDHFKASELYALVKDKIQPGEINEICQGCDWLNLGFCPRGLANLKE
- a CDS encoding energy-coupling factor ABC transporter ATP-binding protein, encoding MLEYDSYRACETKRRGDIIHVDCVSHVYPDGSQGIHNMCFHVHEREIVAVCGGNGSGKSTLLEHLNGLLMPSQGKVYVMGEEVTDATKKEIWRHVGLVFQRPDDQLFAPTVLDDVMFGPLNMGVARDDARRIALEALESVGAEDTVDRVPAYLSGGQKRLVAIAGVLAMKPRVIALDEPTSDLDTWHCDRIERIVVRLRDRFGISVVIATHDLDLAARLADRVCILRDGSIIDEGTPRDVFYNKRLVESAGLMLPKVVEIYEDYCYHFHKEPDMRPLNVHELIEAMR
- a CDS encoding DUF2111 domain-containing protein — protein: MPSKERPIIIDVAKSRKPVNIQEWRSGDFKTLIYRNADAIVVLNSDGYILYTNPAAESLFDLSLAELVGAHFGFPIILDEPVELQIVNKSKELITAEMRMVEVAWAGQRCYLLSFRDLTDRTLAWQAISQSWDRLEEMVEERTRELLDANLRLEREVEAMKFRAMSDSSLEEITAFALAVHNTVCSMPVAIKTRNCPGVLIEEGDFAISARECQHLDCVFTGGHARRIYIDQGKYVGTNMFASPIVNHQGEHIAAIGIIDILGILSLEMFVADQESIHRQLGNRNRGDKHLIRSRR
- a CDS encoding acetate--CoA ligase family protein, yielding MNDISLRPLLMPESIAVIGVSREPSKWGYKVFHNIVSNGYKGKAYPVNPSAPDIDSIKCYASIGAVPEPVDLAIIIVPSSAVLQVVDECGAKKVKALCVITAGFSEVGPEGAALEGKLKEKVTGYGMRMLGPNTMGFLNNSIMLNASIVPKMPPKGEISFISQSGALGLSLVDWAIGSNMGMNCVVSTGNKADVAEADLLEYFEQDKGTWTIAMYIEGLKDGRKFMDVARRVKKAKLAIKAGVSQAGARAAASHTGSLAGSDAVYDAAFKQCGVVRVEGIEEMFDAAIALSTQPKAKGNRVAILSNGGGAAIMASDACERRGLKVPELTKHTKAGIARLLPAFASVKNPIDTVAKSDYDIYRDALRMLLADDDIDCVMVIYAHAGFTSAAEPARAVVDALKEKYPKPVVACWMGGREVSAVANMFRRNRVPYYPAPERAAEALGSLIKYGEYLKEARK
- a CDS encoding acetate--CoA ligase family protein — translated: MMLSELEAKELLAGYGIPVNEGRAACSAVEASEIARHIGFPAVVKALSEKIVHKSDLGLVTLNLCNPSDVGRTAERILAKARTIDPEAKVVVEAMAIQGTEVIVGAKRDPQFGPTILFGLGGIFVEVFKDVSIRVAPVDKAMAMDMIQGIKGYAILKGARGKKGVDLDTLADVIVNTSKLMMEQDKVMELDMNPVMAYEKGAVAVDARALVSTTQEKKQ